AAGGCCAGGACGTTCGAGCACAGGCTCCAGGCGTGGACATGATGCACATCCTGGACCCCGGGCACCTCGGCCAGGGCTGAGGCGACCTCGGCCAAGTCTATCCCCCGTGGGACGCCCTGCAGCAGGATGTGGGTCGCTTCCCGGGTCACGCGGAAGCCGCCCACGACGATCAGCAGACCGATCCCGGCGCTGAGCAGCGGGTCGATCAGCAGCCAGCCGGTGGCCAGGATGACGACTGCAGCCACCACTACCGCCACCGAGGCCAGGAGATCACCGGTTACGTGCAGGTACGCGCTGTGCAGGTTAAGGTCGCCGTGCTCATGGCCGCCGAGACGCAGCGCAACGATGCTGTTGGCGACCAGTCCAAGGATGGCCACGAGGAGCATCGGCCCAGATCGGATCGACGGCGGTTCGGCCAGCCGCTGGTAGGCCTCGTAGAAGATCACGGCACTGATGCCCAGCAGCGCCACACCGTTGAAGAAGGCGGCGAACACCTCTGTGCGGTGCAAGCCGTAGCTGTGTTGCTCCGTAGGCGGCCGACAGGCGAGGCCGACGGCAAGCAAGCTCAAGGCCAGCGCCAGGACATCGGAGAAGACGTGCCCTGCATCGCTGAGCAGCGCCAGGCTTCCCGTCCACAGCCCGCCGACCAGCTCACCGGCGAACACAACAGACGTCAGCGCCACAGCAAAGCGGAGCTGACGGGTTTTCACGACATCGAAGTCGACGGTCGACTCACAGCAGGGCTCAGGCGTGGTCATCTTGCATAGCCATATTACTACGACCGGGGCCGCCGCCGCAACCGCAGCACTGCCGAGACAGTCCCTATCCTCCGGGACGGCTCCCTCCCGGCTGTCCGGGCCACTGCGAGGAAATCGGAGCTTCGAGCCCGATGTTGTACTCTTCCTTGCAGTTGGGACACTTCAGGAGCATCGCCAGACGGCCTGTGGCCATCCCCATCTGGCCGGCGCGGAACACCAGGTGGAAGCCTCCGTCATAGCCGCAGTTCTCGCACACCGCGAACTCCGTAACGACCATCTTCGGCGTCGCCTGTCCCATGGCCTCCCGACACCTCCAGGGCGGCAATTGTCAAGCGTCGAGCGCAGCCATCATAGTACAGTACCGGCTTTTGCTCAAGACTAGCGAAACTGCGTGCGGAGGAGCGGTGTGGTATAATGCGGCCGGTTGTTTTACGAGAACGGTCGGCGTTGTCGCCCTTCCGAACCGAGAGGAATCTCCATGCCCAGCATGTTGCGCCGCCTGCTGATTGGCGAGCCGCTTCCTACCCAACAGCAGGCGCAAGAACGTCTCAGCAATTTCGCGGCCCTCGCGGTCTTCGCCTCGGACGGGGTCTCCTCGGTAGCGTACGCGACGGAAGAGATCCTGCTCATGCTTGCCCTGGCGGGCAGCGCCGGGATGCTGTTTTCGATGCCGGTGGCCATCGCCATCGCCACGCTGATCGCCATCGTGGCAACCTCCTACCGGCAAGTCGTATACGCCTATCCCTCCGGTGGCGGTTCGTATGCGGTGGCGCGCGAGAATCTGGGCATCATCCCGGGGCAGATCACTGGGGCAGCGCTGTTCGTGGACTACGTGCTGACGGTCTCCGTCTCGACGGCCTCCGGAATTGCGGCCGTGACCTCTGCGGTGCCGACTCTGTTCGAGCACCGGGTAGTGCTCTGCGTCATCGCCATCGCTTTCGTGACCGTCGCGAACCTCCGGGGCGTGCGTGAGTCGGCCCGGGTGTTCATGTTCCCAACCTACGGGTTCATGTTCTTCCTGTACGCCATGGTC
The window above is part of the Armatimonadia bacterium genome. Proteins encoded here:
- a CDS encoding cation diffusion facilitator family transporter, which gives rise to MTTPEPCCESTVDFDVVKTRQLRFAVALTSVVFAGELVGGLWTGSLALLSDAGHVFSDVLALALSLLAVGLACRPPTEQHSYGLHRTEVFAAFFNGVALLGISAVIFYEAYQRLAEPPSIRSGPMLLVAILGLVANSIVALRLGGHEHGDLNLHSAYLHVTGDLLASVAVVVAAVVILATGWLLIDPLLSAGIGLLIVVGGFRVTREATHILLQGVPRGIDLAEVASALAEVPGVQDVHHVHAWSLCSNVLAFTAHVVSCPQNEAERTALRCKLEQILTERFGFSDTTLELECNPACDGELLQQFTHGMTNNHNHAHNHSHDHDNE